A window of the Pseudomonas gozinkensis genome harbors these coding sequences:
- a CDS encoding GGDEF domain-containing protein, with product MTHNAIQRLLLKRFALAAATYGLALLLLWLAYFTGHYEDSLTGVAVGSALVVISQATLFAIFFSGCNLRFSDPSLTEAQVLLGLGWQTWLIAHLEEARGEFLVFYVLILLFGLFHLSRRAFVRCAMLVFFSFCAITLWDGYHFRLHDPALSALQACILLIVLAWLVIYASFVQTSRQRMRQRRFALQAHQDTLRGMMRQLEDLVATDELTGLFNRRHFLRLATRELNAMEADVVHGLALIDLDHFKRINDIHGHAAGDQVLQAFAAVAGVCLRDGDVLARYGGEEFVVLLPDCNAERLTACCERLRIAFTDVELVGLNVKNLSLSAGMTLLELGDDLDDALQRADQALYRAKRDGRNRCAAAWENVDA from the coding sequence TTGACCCATAACGCCATTCAACGTCTTTTGCTTAAACGCTTCGCCCTCGCCGCAGCCACCTATGGATTGGCCTTGCTGCTGCTGTGGCTGGCGTATTTCACCGGACACTACGAAGATTCGCTGACCGGCGTCGCGGTCGGCAGCGCCCTGGTGGTCATCAGCCAGGCGACCCTGTTCGCCATATTCTTTTCAGGCTGCAACCTGCGCTTTTCCGACCCGAGCCTGACCGAGGCGCAAGTGCTGCTCGGCCTCGGTTGGCAGACGTGGCTGATCGCGCATCTGGAAGAGGCCCGTGGCGAGTTCCTGGTCTTCTATGTGCTGATCCTGCTGTTCGGCCTGTTTCACCTGTCGCGGCGGGCGTTTGTACGCTGCGCGATGCTGGTTTTTTTCAGTTTTTGCGCCATCACGCTGTGGGACGGCTACCACTTCCGTCTGCACGATCCGGCGCTGTCCGCGTTGCAGGCTTGCATCCTGCTGATCGTGCTGGCCTGGCTGGTGATTTACGCAAGTTTTGTCCAGACCTCTCGCCAACGCATGCGCCAGCGCCGGTTCGCCTTGCAGGCGCATCAGGACACCCTGCGCGGGATGATGCGCCAGCTCGAAGACCTGGTGGCCACCGACGAACTGACCGGGCTGTTCAACCGCCGACATTTCCTGCGCCTGGCCACCCGCGAGTTGAATGCGATGGAGGCCGACGTGGTACACGGTCTGGCGCTGATCGACCTCGACCACTTCAAACGCATCAACGATATTCACGGCCATGCGGCCGGCGATCAGGTGTTGCAGGCGTTCGCCGCAGTGGCCGGGGTCTGTCTGCGCGACGGCGACGTGCTGGCGCGTTATGGTGGTGAAGAATTCGTGGTGCTGCTGCCCGATTGCAACGCCGAGCGCCTGACTGCCTGTTGCGAACGGCTGCGCATCGCCTTCACCGACGTTGAACTGGTGGGCCTGAATGTGAAAAACCTGAGCCTGTCCGCCGGCATGACCCTGCTGGAACTGGGCGATGATCTGGACGACGCCTTGCAGCGCGCCGATCAGGCGCTGTACCGGGCCAAGCGCGACGGGCGCAACCGTTGCGCGGCGGCGTGGGAGAACGTCGATGCCTGA
- a CDS encoding fumarate hydratase: MTVIKQDDLIQSVADALQFISYYHPVDFIQAMHEAYLREESPAARDSMAQILINSRMCATGHRPICQDTGIVTVFVRVGMDVRWDGATMSLDDMINEGVRRAYNLPENVLRASILADPAGARKNTKDNTPAVIHYSIVPGNTVEVDVAAKGGGSENKSKMAMLNPSDSIVDWVLKTVPTMGAGWCPPGMLGIGIGGTAEKAAVMAKEVLMESIDIHELKARGPQNRIEEMRLELFEKVNQLGIGAQGLGGLTTVLDVKIMDYPTHAASLPVCMIPNCAATRHAHFVLDGSGPASLEAPPLDAYPEIVWEAGPSARRVNLDTLTPEDVQSWKPGETVLLNGKMLTGRDAAHKRMVEMLNKGETLPVDLKGRFIYYVGPVDPVGDEVVGPAGPTTATRMDKFTRQILEQTGLLGMIGKSERGPTAIDAIKDNKAVYLMAVGGAAYLVAQAIKKSKVLAFAELGMEAIYEFEVKDMPVTVAVDSKGESVHITGPAIWQQKISESLAVEVQ, translated from the coding sequence ATGACAGTGATCAAGCAAGACGACCTGATTCAGAGCGTTGCCGACGCCCTGCAGTTCATTTCCTACTACCACCCCGTGGACTTCATCCAGGCGATGCACGAAGCCTACCTGCGCGAAGAATCGCCAGCGGCCCGTGACTCGATGGCGCAGATTCTGATCAACTCGCGCATGTGCGCCACCGGCCACCGGCCGATCTGCCAGGACACCGGCATCGTGACCGTGTTCGTGCGTGTGGGCATGGACGTGCGTTGGGATGGCGCGACCATGAGCCTGGACGACATGATCAACGAAGGCGTGCGCCGCGCCTACAACCTGCCGGAAAACGTCCTGCGTGCTTCCATCCTGGCCGACCCGGCGGGCGCTCGTAAAAACACCAAGGACAACACCCCGGCGGTCATCCACTACTCCATCGTTCCGGGCAACACCGTGGAAGTGGACGTGGCGGCCAAGGGCGGCGGTTCCGAGAACAAGTCGAAAATGGCCATGCTCAACCCGTCCGACTCGATCGTCGACTGGGTGCTGAAGACCGTTCCGACCATGGGCGCCGGCTGGTGCCCACCGGGCATGCTGGGCATCGGCATCGGCGGCACCGCCGAGAAAGCCGCCGTCATGGCAAAAGAAGTGTTGATGGAATCCATCGACATTCACGAGCTCAAGGCCCGTGGCCCGCAGAACCGCATCGAAGAAATGCGTCTGGAACTGTTCGAGAAGGTCAACCAGCTGGGCATCGGCGCCCAGGGCCTCGGTGGCCTGACCACCGTGCTCGACGTGAAGATCATGGACTACCCGACCCACGCCGCATCCTTGCCGGTGTGCATGATCCCGAACTGCGCCGCTACCCGTCACGCACACTTCGTGCTCGACGGTTCCGGCCCGGCCTCGCTGGAAGCGCCACCGCTGGACGCCTACCCGGAAATCGTCTGGGAAGCCGGCCCGTCGGCCCGTCGCGTCAACCTCGATACCCTGACTCCGGAAGACGTGCAGAGCTGGAAGCCGGGCGAAACCGTCCTGCTCAACGGCAAGATGCTCACCGGTCGCGACGCCGCGCACAAGCGCATGGTCGAGATGCTGAACAAGGGCGAAACCCTGCCGGTTGATCTGAAAGGCCGCTTCATCTACTACGTCGGCCCGGTTGATCCGGTTGGTGACGAAGTGGTTGGCCCGGCTGGCCCGACCACCGCCACGCGGATGGACAAGTTCACCCGTCAGATCCTTGAGCAGACCGGCCTGTTGGGCATGATCGGCAAGTCCGAGCGCGGCCCTACCGCCATCGACGCGATCAAGGACAACAAGGCCGTGTACCTGATGGCCGTCGGCGGTGCCGCTTACCTGGTGGCGCAAGCGATCAAGAAATCCAAGGTCCTGGCGTTTGCCGAACTGGGCATGGAAGCGATCTACGAGTTCGAGGTCAAGGACATGCCGGTCACCGTCGCGGTGGACAGCAAAGGTGAATCGGTGCACATCACCGGTCCTGCGATCTGGCAACAGAAGATCAGCGAAAGCCTGGCAGTAGAAGTGCAGTAA
- a CDS encoding SpvB/TcaC N-terminal domain-containing protein translates to MVPDADALVTPPSIAKTASIATGGRTWGEMGGTGQPSYSLPVPFLNARTLNPELNLVYAANSGNGKCGLGWDFHTGAISRKTSQGVPKYTNADVMQAGNTDLRPEQTTRGKIKVTRRTRGKGRRAKKFSVVRYIPRLESTFDRYELWTPAVGNPFWIVLRADGSQHCYGNSPDSCIYDPANPTHIAVWLLVEIRNPAGENIFYEYKADDNVADARFDYRAQRYLRQVCYCNKTASTDLYCLDHAQPERLEWLFRLIVDYGERVTRREAVPPYLAPDENKWLLRSDPFRDHRSGFQVGTRRLCKQFLLYNNVGTEKVLVNRLLLEYGTTAQSYSQMKAAHYMSYDASGGVKHSPPLEYDYQDLVLNTQPRAFLPLDHMPGLNDSQLYYFVDLFGEGLPGILCQYDNAWYYREPMRGTPDTDEIIYGPWTLLPLIPNADSSKPVVQMLTDLTGDGRLDWIVAKPDGSGYYTLDPDGNWSTFKPFKQFPVEFFHQLARLGDLSGDGLDSVALIGPNSVRVYANLREKGFAPGQDVPHTPDRLPLFGDDRSELVSFSGMGASGMELCRIRHDEIRCWISLGHGRFTEGFMLSDLPFNHGEFDADRVRIADLDGSGAPAFIYLSSDYFEIWFNHGGNGLAPTPLCVPWPKGVRYDNHCQVTFADLQGIGCASLLLTVPHMKPQHFVYNFFSARPYLLTHCNNNMGYSATLSYRSSAQYWLDEKHKELMAGRRPVCHLPFPQMVLEWLRQDDEITGNYLMQLYQYFEGYFDGIEREHRGFGRICQIDSEMEPGKAKSGQTAPMLMTRWFHTGRSIDLVLKDINELDNQITPLGRTLVTEFDAKHRKERPHKRRNANDSEIAYALAGQLLRTEVYQADDHAPARLFTLNEFRHQVRVVNKTTSSLLVLELENRSHQYERHMNDPQCQHTVNLAWDEYGCLIHSFTTACARRLTADDEPPYDRDDQVRAWKDSHDEQQQRFYLTEFLAEFIHLITDGHWLLGLPWRQRSNAFTLPKGALPGGLLAKDISFEKLSLYQASTEWTTQRELISLSQNTYLKDTDDKILYPPLAGPTKQAVFDKKALAAYDDVPIVIRDELASIGYQSMDLFLPPDPIEDALKNLWSAESGFFTYANANGFYHVTDVQQTASHGVTHLTWDANHLLVIAITLPDGCTTTVTHDLHTLQPLRVEDANGNIQEVLYEPGGQPCALSSYGTENGQPAGFEPLALYPSQPDLSVEYALANPEQVLAHTASVVRTELRSWMPLLPPRTLPRKRKEWIAQGLILPDGHIRASALRWLNPRKKRTASEQTLLRIIRTAPRQPVHSLSLVADRYHTDLLQQVQMIIAYVDGFGRPLQSKQLVPPGDAFVATPEDDLETDVDGKPIERPADPRWRVQGRVEYNHKGETIRVYRDYFLDTHRCINDSAMRKHGYHDQKFYDALGRPVQTINALGHLAFDILHAWFRLSYDFNDTDDTPPTRPARQPARPAKKVKS, encoded by the coding sequence ATGGTTCCTGATGCAGATGCGCTCGTCACCCCTCCGTCCATCGCCAAGACCGCGTCCATTGCCACGGGTGGTCGCACCTGGGGGGAAATGGGTGGAACCGGCCAACCGTCTTATTCATTGCCGGTGCCGTTTCTGAACGCACGCACGCTCAATCCCGAGTTGAATCTGGTCTACGCCGCCAATTCGGGCAACGGCAAATGTGGCCTCGGCTGGGATTTCCATACGGGCGCGATCTCGCGCAAGACCAGCCAGGGTGTCCCCAAATACACAAACGCCGATGTCATGCAGGCCGGTAACACTGACTTGCGGCCGGAACAGACGACCCGCGGCAAGATCAAGGTCACCCGGCGTACACGGGGCAAAGGCCGGCGAGCCAAAAAGTTTTCGGTCGTGCGCTACATCCCTCGTCTCGAAAGCACGTTCGACCGCTACGAACTCTGGACACCTGCCGTCGGCAACCCTTTCTGGATCGTATTGCGCGCCGACGGCTCGCAACATTGCTACGGCAATAGCCCGGACTCATGCATCTACGACCCGGCAAACCCGACCCACATTGCCGTGTGGCTATTGGTGGAAATCAGGAACCCTGCGGGCGAAAACATCTTTTACGAGTACAAGGCCGATGACAACGTCGCCGACGCACGTTTTGATTACCGGGCGCAGCGTTATCTGCGTCAGGTCTGTTATTGCAACAAGACCGCCAGTACTGATCTGTATTGCCTTGATCATGCTCAACCCGAACGGCTGGAATGGCTGTTCCGACTGATCGTCGACTACGGGGAACGCGTCACCCGGCGCGAGGCTGTTCCCCCCTATCTGGCCCCGGACGAAAACAAATGGCTGCTGCGCAGCGACCCGTTTCGTGATCATCGCTCGGGTTTCCAGGTAGGCACCCGACGCCTTTGCAAACAATTCTTGCTGTACAACAACGTCGGAACCGAGAAGGTGCTGGTCAATCGACTTTTGCTGGAGTACGGCACCACGGCACAGTCTTACAGCCAGATGAAAGCGGCGCACTACATGAGTTATGACGCTTCGGGCGGCGTCAAACACTCGCCGCCGCTTGAGTACGACTATCAGGATTTGGTGCTGAACACTCAGCCCCGGGCTTTCTTGCCTCTCGATCACATGCCCGGCCTGAACGACAGTCAGCTCTATTACTTTGTCGATCTCTTTGGCGAGGGCCTGCCCGGTATCCTCTGTCAGTACGACAACGCCTGGTATTACCGAGAGCCCATGCGCGGCACGCCCGACACGGACGAAATCATCTATGGTCCCTGGACCTTGCTGCCACTGATCCCGAACGCCGACAGCAGCAAACCGGTGGTACAGATGCTTACCGACCTCACAGGCGACGGGCGTCTGGACTGGATCGTGGCAAAACCCGATGGCAGCGGTTATTACACGCTCGATCCGGATGGCAACTGGTCGACGTTCAAACCGTTCAAACAGTTTCCCGTGGAGTTCTTCCATCAGTTGGCTCGACTGGGGGACCTGAGCGGTGACGGCCTGGACTCCGTGGCCCTGATCGGCCCGAACAGCGTGCGGGTGTATGCCAACTTGCGGGAAAAAGGCTTTGCTCCCGGCCAGGATGTGCCCCATACACCGGACAGATTGCCGCTGTTCGGTGACGACCGTAGCGAATTGGTGTCGTTCAGCGGCATGGGCGCCAGTGGCATGGAACTGTGCCGGATCCGCCACGATGAAATCCGCTGCTGGATCAGCCTGGGTCATGGTCGGTTTACAGAGGGTTTCATGCTGAGCGACTTGCCGTTCAACCATGGCGAGTTCGATGCCGACCGGGTGCGTATCGCTGACCTGGACGGCTCCGGCGCACCGGCCTTCATTTACCTGTCCTCTGATTACTTCGAGATCTGGTTCAACCACGGGGGCAATGGTCTGGCACCGACGCCGTTATGTGTGCCATGGCCCAAAGGCGTGCGATACGACAATCACTGTCAAGTGACCTTCGCCGACCTGCAAGGCATTGGCTGCGCCAGCCTGCTGCTGACCGTGCCACACATGAAACCGCAGCACTTTGTCTATAACTTCTTCAGCGCGCGGCCATACCTGCTTACCCATTGCAATAACAATATGGGCTACAGCGCCACGCTGAGTTATCGCAGCAGCGCGCAGTACTGGCTGGATGAAAAACATAAGGAGCTGATGGCAGGCAGGCGCCCGGTCTGTCACCTGCCTTTCCCGCAGATGGTGCTCGAATGGTTGCGTCAGGATGATGAAATTACCGGCAATTACCTGATGCAGCTCTATCAGTATTTCGAGGGTTACTTCGACGGTATCGAACGTGAGCATCGCGGCTTCGGCCGGATCTGTCAGATCGACAGCGAAATGGAACCCGGCAAAGCCAAAAGCGGCCAAACGGCGCCGATGCTCATGACACGGTGGTTTCATACCGGCAGAAGCATCGATCTCGTCTTGAAGGATATCAACGAACTCGACAATCAAATCACGCCACTGGGGCGCACGCTTGTGACAGAGTTCGATGCAAAACACCGTAAAGAACGACCTCACAAGCGGCGCAATGCCAACGACTCCGAAATCGCCTATGCCCTTGCCGGTCAGCTACTTCGCACCGAGGTATACCAAGCGGACGACCACGCCCCGGCGCGCCTGTTCACCCTGAACGAATTTCGCCACCAGGTTCGGGTGGTCAACAAAACCACCTCCAGCCTGCTGGTGCTTGAACTGGAAAACCGCAGCCATCAATACGAACGCCACATGAATGACCCACAGTGTCAGCACACGGTCAATCTGGCGTGGGATGAGTACGGCTGTCTGATTCACAGTTTCACGACTGCCTGCGCACGCCGCCTTACCGCGGACGATGAACCGCCCTACGATCGAGACGATCAAGTGCGAGCCTGGAAGGACAGCCACGACGAACAACAGCAGCGTTTTTATCTGACGGAATTCCTTGCCGAATTCATTCACCTGATCACGGACGGCCATTGGCTGCTCGGCTTGCCCTGGCGCCAACGCAGCAATGCGTTCACGTTGCCCAAAGGCGCACTGCCGGGCGGGCTGCTCGCGAAAGACATCAGTTTCGAAAAACTCAGCCTTTATCAAGCCAGTACCGAATGGACTACCCAGCGCGAACTGATATCACTCTCGCAAAACACGTATCTGAAGGACACCGACGACAAGATCCTGTACCCACCGTTGGCGGGGCCGACAAAGCAGGCTGTGTTCGACAAAAAAGCGTTGGCGGCGTACGACGATGTCCCGATTGTCATTCGTGACGAGCTGGCCAGCATCGGCTACCAGTCGATGGATCTGTTCCTGCCACCCGATCCGATTGAAGATGCACTGAAAAACCTGTGGTCGGCCGAAAGCGGTTTTTTCACCTACGCCAATGCCAACGGTTTCTACCACGTCACCGATGTGCAACAGACCGCCAGCCATGGCGTAACGCACCTCACCTGGGATGCAAACCACCTGTTGGTCATTGCCATCACCCTGCCAGATGGCTGCACGACGACGGTCACCCATGACCTCCACACGCTCCAGCCACTGAGAGTCGAGGACGCCAACGGCAACATCCAGGAAGTTCTCTACGAACCTGGCGGCCAGCCCTGCGCGCTCAGTTCTTATGGCACCGAAAACGGGCAGCCGGCCGGTTTCGAACCGCTGGCCCTGTACCCCAGCCAGCCGGACCTGAGCGTCGAGTACGCCCTCGCCAATCCAGAACAAGTGCTTGCACACACCGCCAGCGTGGTGCGCACCGAGCTGCGCAGCTGGATGCCATTGCTCCCGCCCAGAACGCTGCCGCGCAAAAGAAAGGAATGGATCGCCCAGGGGCTGATCCTGCCCGACGGCCACATCCGCGCCTCGGCCCTGCGCTGGCTGAACCCGCGAAAAAAACGCACGGCCAGCGAACAGACCCTGCTCAGGATTATCCGCACGGCCCCGCGGCAACCGGTGCACAGTCTCAGCCTGGTTGCCGATCGCTACCACACCGACCTGCTGCAACAGGTTCAGATGATCATCGCTTACGTCGACGGCTTCGGCCGCCCGTTGCAAAGCAAACAGCTCGTCCCGCCGGGCGATGCCTTTGTCGCCACGCCCGAAGACGACCTCGAAACGGATGTCGACGGCAAGCCGATCGAAAGACCGGCCGATCCGCGCTGGCGAGTTCAAGGTCGTGTCGAATACAACCACAAGGGCGAGACCATCCGGGTCTACCGGGACTATTTCCTCGATACCCATCGCTGCATCAACGACAGCGCCATGCGCAAGCACGGTTACCACGACCAGAAGTTCTACGATGCCTTGGGGCGACCAGTTCAGACGATCAACGCGCTCGGGCATCTGGCGTTCGACATCCTGCACGCGTGGTTCAGGCTCAGCTACGACTTCAACGACACCGACGACACGCCACCGACCCGGCCTGCCAGACAGCCCGCCAGACCGGCGAAGAAGGTCAAGTCATGA
- a CDS encoding RHS repeat-associated core domain-containing protein, with protein sequence MNASVHWQTPSLAVSGPRGDAIRTVDYLRKVAGGAVQALVTRQQHDVAGRPVAQFDPRLAIPSTQTVFALNGQPLKTANVDAGVNVTLPGLTGESRKTWNANGNHRHITYDNQMRPIAVAENGTPDIETFTYAGGSAAPDYNLRGQLTRLTDASGSVEFKSYALTGQPLSETRTFTDAQTYTSQQVFSPLGAMLESTDAGGHQQQWIYDVAGQLILAHLQINGEAWQPILKGMRYNAEGKVIEQQSANDVTSSWVYDKANGRLRRQSAHKASGTVLKDDEYEDDPMGNIIGIHDLTYRPTYFRNQRVDGVRKFEYDSLSRLTRATGHDDAPPKDNPGRPQPTDPNDRCNFVQTYEMDDNGNLTCLTHVRDGNTYHYEMFVDPHSNRAVRWKKGNPTPDFNVEFDAAGNLLALQRGQPIQWNNRNQVQSVTLVEHAGGPPDAEQYRYSQGVRVHKRLETHSGAVSHFVDVRYLQNLQIRSKDNGERLHLITVATGVVQVTCLHWVNKRPVEIENNQLRYSLADHLGSTVMELDGSAQLISEETFSPYGGTATLAARSQIEVDYKFIRHSGQETDISGLSDYGARYYAPWLCRWISADPAGDVDGPNRYAYVSNNPLRYVDVTGGSKQEAQIRLASDFISTVGGFASQTNQVMNNVIQRKYRTRDLLANLVAETGKGVLGYEAGVQAAGFVDGILPSVPGVPYLGSGGLIGGNIAGDVTGAMADTIVNTVAERLGVTLGPLIPQTSTMSVDRINRSLGVGPPHKAINNWQDVKDQRLNPALDSLLNPEFVMNRIMASWISIIPGALNMFARAIETYDIGVGLDPVKLQKIETMYQEWQTAVAEHAAAYEDAFSRLGVDVIPATGRLQPAISLASLREETRATQADIAHGLRGIRAYREMNTTDSRFLRSQAHPDISFSRARNLWSKVRGWVA encoded by the coding sequence ATGAATGCCAGCGTGCATTGGCAAACACCGTCGCTGGCCGTCAGCGGCCCGCGTGGCGATGCCATCCGAACGGTCGATTACTTGCGCAAGGTCGCGGGCGGTGCCGTGCAGGCGCTGGTTACTCGCCAACAGCATGACGTTGCCGGACGCCCGGTGGCGCAATTCGACCCGCGCCTGGCCATACCCAGTACCCAGACCGTGTTTGCACTGAACGGCCAGCCGCTCAAAACGGCCAATGTCGATGCCGGCGTGAATGTCACACTGCCGGGACTGACCGGGGAATCCCGAAAGACCTGGAACGCAAACGGCAATCACCGACACATCACGTACGACAATCAGATGCGCCCGATAGCCGTTGCAGAGAACGGTACACCCGACATCGAGACGTTCACCTACGCCGGCGGCTCGGCCGCCCCCGATTACAACCTGCGTGGGCAACTGACCAGGCTGACGGATGCATCGGGCTCGGTCGAATTCAAAAGCTACGCGCTGACCGGCCAGCCACTGAGTGAAACCCGCACCTTCACAGACGCCCAGACGTACACCAGCCAGCAAGTCTTCAGCCCGCTCGGTGCGATGCTCGAGAGCACCGATGCGGGTGGGCACCAGCAACAATGGATTTACGACGTGGCCGGACAGCTCATCCTGGCGCACCTGCAAATCAACGGGGAAGCCTGGCAGCCAATATTGAAGGGCATGCGATACAACGCCGAAGGAAAAGTCATCGAGCAACAAAGCGCAAACGACGTCACCAGCAGTTGGGTTTACGACAAAGCCAACGGACGGCTACGCCGACAGTCTGCGCACAAAGCTTCGGGAACGGTGCTGAAGGATGACGAATATGAAGACGATCCGATGGGCAACATTATCGGCATACATGACCTCACCTACCGGCCGACCTACTTTCGCAATCAGCGGGTCGACGGCGTTCGCAAGTTCGAATATGACTCCCTGTCGCGCCTGACCCGAGCCACCGGCCACGACGACGCGCCACCCAAGGACAACCCGGGCCGACCACAGCCGACCGATCCCAACGACCGATGCAATTTCGTCCAGACCTATGAAATGGACGACAACGGGAATCTGACCTGTCTGACCCATGTTCGCGACGGCAACACCTACCATTACGAGATGTTCGTCGACCCGCACAGCAATCGTGCAGTGCGATGGAAAAAGGGCAATCCGACCCCAGACTTCAACGTCGAGTTCGATGCTGCCGGTAACCTCCTGGCCCTGCAGCGTGGCCAGCCGATCCAGTGGAACAACCGCAATCAAGTGCAATCGGTGACGTTGGTCGAACACGCTGGCGGCCCCCCTGATGCCGAGCAATATCGATACAGCCAGGGCGTGCGCGTACACAAACGGCTGGAAACCCACAGCGGGGCCGTCAGCCACTTTGTCGATGTTCGCTACTTGCAGAACCTGCAGATTCGCAGCAAGGACAACGGCGAACGTCTGCACCTCATCACCGTTGCCACCGGCGTCGTACAGGTCACTTGCCTGCACTGGGTAAACAAAAGGCCGGTAGAGATCGAGAACAATCAATTGCGTTACTCCCTGGCAGACCATTTGGGCTCGACTGTGATGGAGCTGGATGGTTCAGCGCAGTTGATCAGCGAGGAGACCTTTTCCCCCTACGGCGGTACCGCCACGCTGGCGGCACGCTCGCAGATCGAGGTGGATTACAAGTTCATCCGCCACTCGGGCCAAGAGACGGATATCTCCGGACTTAGTGACTATGGGGCACGATATTACGCGCCGTGGCTGTGTCGCTGGATCAGTGCCGATCCGGCGGGGGATGTGGATGGGCCAAACCGGTATGCCTACGTCAGCAACAATCCGTTGCGCTATGTGGATGTAACAGGCGGCAGTAAACAGGAAGCACAAATCCGGCTCGCGTCGGATTTCATTTCCACCGTGGGTGGCTTTGCAAGCCAGACCAATCAGGTCATGAATAACGTGATTCAAAGAAAATATCGGACACGAGATCTGTTGGCCAATCTGGTTGCCGAGACAGGAAAAGGCGTCCTTGGATATGAAGCCGGGGTCCAGGCTGCCGGATTCGTCGATGGCATCCTGCCCAGTGTACCGGGGGTACCTTACCTGGGATCTGGAGGGCTGATCGGAGGCAATATTGCCGGCGACGTGACCGGTGCAATGGCCGACACGATAGTCAACACCGTCGCAGAAAGACTCGGGGTCACGCTCGGCCCGCTGATTCCGCAAACATCGACAATGTCTGTCGACCGTATCAATCGCTCGTTGGGCGTTGGTCCCCCGCACAAAGCAATCAATAACTGGCAAGACGTCAAAGACCAGCGCCTGAACCCGGCCCTCGATTCGTTACTCAATCCTGAATTCGTGATGAACAGGATCATGGCGTCGTGGATATCGATCATCCCCGGTGCGCTCAACATGTTTGCCCGAGCCATTGAAACGTACGACATCGGGGTCGGCCTGGATCCGGTCAAACTCCAAAAAATAGAAACCATGTATCAGGAATGGCAAACGGCTGTCGCTGAACACGCTGCGGCCTACGAAGATGCATTCAGCCGATTGGGCGTTGACGTCATCCCGGCTACGGGGCGATTGCAACCGGCTATCAGCCTGGCCAGCCTGCGTGAAGAAACCCGTGCCACCCAGGCAGACATCGCCCATGGGCTCAGAGGCATCAGGGCCTACAGGGAAATGAACACAACGGATAGTCGTTTCCTGAGGTCACAAGCTCATCCGGACATAAGTTTTTCCCGAGCACGCAACTTGTGGTCCAAGGTCCGAGGTTGGGTAGCTTGA